CTCAAAACATTATGATGTTACGATGTTATGATGTAACAATGTTATAATGTAACTATGCTGCAATGTTACAATGtaacaatgttacaatgttatgATATTACaatgttttaaagttataatgtaacaatgttacaatgttgtGGTGTTATGATCTCACAACATCATGATGTTACGATGTTACGATGTCATTTAGCAGTcgctttttctctgtttttggatCAGTTTTCATGTGAAGGACTAATACGTTTGTGTTGATTCTTCAGTGGTGTTAGAGTAAAAACCTGAGGATGGGACATCTGTTGGGTCTAACGGGAAGATTCTTGTTTGTCAATATTGATTCAGTTCATTTTGATATTTGTGTTTAAGGTCAGACGAAAGGTCCgttttatcttttaatctgTTTCTATATTGCCTGAGctactttgactttaaatatgAAAAGCAAAGAAGCAGAGCTAGATTTCCAACTTCTCTCAGCGACTACATGTTCTGTGCATTTGTGCGTTTACCTGAACCAGGTATTCTTCTCTGGTATCTAGTACAACTCATCTTAGATGAACACATTTACGTGTACCCTAGCTGGATTTTAAACTGTCTGCTTGACTGGCACATGTAcgtgtgtgttttttgtagaTCTACCATGCGTGTGATGGACCCGGCCTCTCCATCCTGTGTTTCATGAAATACGACATCATGGAGTACTTCAGCGTTTACGGCACAGCTCTCTCCATGTGGGTCACTCTCATTGGTGAGTCTTCATGCTCCGATCCAGTACGCTTTGTTTctataaaagattttaaaagcattaaagttTACCAGAGTGCtgcacagtaaaaacacagaaagagaaaagagcagAGATAGAAACATTAGGAGGAAGATATGACAGCAAATAAGAACCCcataaattcaataaaaggaagacataataaaaacacaaaaacaactgctgatgggtgcctgctctacccactgagccaaaCCAGCACCAACCACCTCAGGTTTTTAATCTGACTCTGGGACGACGAGGTGATCcgtttaaagatttaaaaacaaacaaaacaatttcaaaGTTAATTCTACATGAAGAGGTTGCCAGGGTCGGGGGGATGTGTTCATGTTTTAGTAAACTGTTAAAAGACGAGTAGGACCATTTTGGACCAACTGTACACGTGCAAAAGAGGCCTGATGACCCTGACATAAATTGCTTTATAGTCATACAGATGTgtagaaataaaagcagtaaTCACTTAGTCAGAATCATTAAAAAGGTGTAAACTCTATCAGTGATTTTCGTCTGTATTTGACTGATGAAACAtatcaatgctggtgttattccTGACATTTGCactaaactgataaaaatctgaattcTATGGCTTGAAATGAGCTTAAACAGACTTCTGCTTTTTGAAAAGGTATGGCCTATGTGACGTATGAGTTGGTGAAATATGTGTCATTGGTTAGTACTGCACCTCCCAAACACATGGTCCAAACCAGCCCTGCCTGCAGCAGTTGTTGACGACACATGTTGTCTCTGAGTTCAGCTCATTCTCTCATGCATTCATACATTTGCTGCTCTCTGATCTGCCATCATAAGCCCCTGAGCTTTCTCAACAAGGACTTTAAATCACCAAATGCTTCAACAGCTGacttcactgattggtccacaCTCTCTGTACAAAGATTGGTCGATGTTAACCATCTTAAATCAAGCTTAGAATGTCACCAACCAACAGAAAATACtctaacctcctaagaccctgcatgtgcATATGAGGACATCACATTCTGGCTTCACAACAACACAGGAATCATTTCTGCTACTAggatttttgagaaaatttcCCGGAAAGtccattaaagtttaagtaatttgcttaAATGTGGGGATAATTTGCTGTTGGGATATTTTGGGGTATTTGCTTGGAAATGTTCACGTATTTCAAGTTAAttcaggggtttttttttttttttttttttttttttttttgtctttttgggccatttggggaaatttcatctgaaacagatttttgcattttcatggggATTTGGGTGATTTAGTGTAATTTTTTGGGAATGAGATTGGGAATTCGGGTGGCACGGCGGCgaaggggttagtgctgttgcctcacagcaagaaggtcgggggttcgcttcccggtcagggcctttctgtgcggcgtttgcatgttctccacgTGCAGCTCCCCCATGACCTGGAACagaataagcggtatagaaaatggatggagaTTGGGAATTTTGGGTAAAGGAGTTCttgaaatttcagggaattggtttggatgtttctgtcattttcatggaatttgggggaatgcatttgacattttttaggaTTTGCAAAGACATTTTCGGGGAATTTCCTTGACAATATTTTAAAAGACAtacttttggactttttatgcctttattgacagaaaagtacagaaagaaacagagaggagagagacgtgggaaaggagctgcaggctggacttgaacctgggctgctgCAGACATGGAGCTTTGGGGAAAATTTTCATTGGAATGTTTGAGCTTTGtgataaagtttcactaaaTGTTTTGAGGactatttaaagaaatgttggaGGACTTTTTTATGGGACACCTTCAAAATACTGTATATgaaagaattttcacagaagtTGTGGGTCATTTTATTGAAAGAGCTGATGTTTGTAACTTATCAGGTCCTGCTGATCCTAAACAAGTAGGAGAATCTACAAAAGCTTtcaacaaaagctcaggtctgaGGAGGCTAAAAGATTGCcccagtttagctcagtgggcAGAGGTGGTGGTCCTTCATGCACTGGTCACAAGATTGATTCCTGGGTTTGGCTctgtttggtgcatgccttcccctcactctctcccccatgtttcctgtttctctgtccTATCAGAATAAAGGCAAAGGGTCCAAAAATAAGTTTCAAAAAAGATTGAAATTAATGTCtacatttttgatgtttgaaaATGGCATAATCTCTGCtatttttgtcaatgaaaatgccaaaaagtaCCTTAGAAGAGGAACATTACATCCCTTTTGCAAGACAGGAACAAGGGAGAGGAATGAATCAATGaaatgaagcagaaaaacacacagacttTGTCTAATCTGCCAAACAAGCTTATTATTAGtgcattaaaggtgcagtgtgtgaAATCAGCCTAGTAGCATTCGGCAGAACACTCCTGGTAATAGTGAAGCATAATTCACCTGTTTACCTAAATTGGTGTTTTATCAACTgaatatgcattttttatttttcggATTTTAGAGtattaatttattcattcattcgccatcttggatttttgcccCTTGCATGTTTCTGCAGAACCACAGAAGGGACTAAACAGCAAAcacctttttttccaattcCACTTGTTGCCACATTTCTAACCAGAGGGAAAGATTGCAATCTagaagctaatgttgctaaaatTCCCCAATTTTACAGACTGCATCTCTGATTTTTGAATTGTGTTTAACTGCACGCTTTGTTATCAACGTTattgtctccctgcagccacactgCTGTGGCCCTtcactttaaaatctcacagacagctcGGTGGACACGTCATCACACATTTATCCTTTCAATGTCCTCTTATTTCTTTTAAGATCCACAATAAGGTcattttctgtggttaagtcaACATCATTATCTTTGCCTGACATCTGAAAATATTCACCTGAagttttttacaaaataaaagcaggtctgatTGAACCATGTTACTTTTTCAGATCTGATACCAAGCATGCCCGAACAAATAAAACAGttagtcacatattttaccattttaagacaagtttacattggtctcagaggtccccaaaacatgcctgtgaaggttgttgctgcaaaaacactccagtattggatttttgcaaaaCCCCTCTGctccagccctgctcagaacgagctgtttctgtgtctgtggctttaaatgttaatgggctgtctgactccacccctgactccgcccctcttgGGAAATGGATATGGCtgaatggatgtggctctcagcagagaggaggatcaggatcaggagaggagggcggaactttcctccaagcagggagggccaactgaacctgggggtggggttAACTCCccgcatgacatcatgaggggaaaatctgagaatggcttgtttcagcacacattttctgaaaggtggagaaagagagggaaggagggaatggattttttctgattcttgtggggattgtggacaggccaggggctcATATTTtcgttagaaaagcctgaaaaagtgattttttcataaaaagtgACCTTTAAAAGACATCAGCAGTAAAATGATGGACACACATCATCATCTATGaagaaaaaatgctgaaatcaaagGAAAAGTCtattccagttttattttttcgtATCTATGATAAATGAGTTTGTGTATCCCAGTCATGAGTGCTGTGTTGTCTCCTTATCTCAGCTCTGGGTGACTTCGATGAACCTCAGCGCTCCAGTATCACCATGTTCGGCGTGCTGACTATCGCTGTGAGGATCTACCAGGACCGCTGGGGCTACGGGATCTACTCTGGACCAATCGGATCAGCTGTCTTTATAATCACCGTCAAATGGGTGAGTATGAACTCTACTcccattttctgtcttttaatcGTCTTCTGTACTTTTCTACACCTTTGCCTAGTATTTTTGGTTTCTCTTCACCCCTCTCTTTGCTTTAATTTACTGATAAATAAAGCAACCGTTGCGTTTTGAGGATGACTAGTTTGTGGTTATTGTTGTGACCTCAGCTGCAGAAGATGAAGGAGTTAAGGGCGGTGTATCCAGAGAAGACCGTCTATACCCAGCAGGTCGGTCCAGGTTGCTGCTTCGGCGCTCTCGCTCTGATGCTGCGTTTCTACTTCGAGGTGACTCTCACATCAACATCAcacataaatattaaaaaacacaaaaaaggggGTTAACATGCTTCTACAAATCCACAGATCACCTGGATCCTCATTCCTGTCATTTTTAGGTGTAGCgttatggagctattattgttgcaaaaacTATTTGCAAATTCGTACAGAAATCTGTACACAAATCTACAAATGTGTCgatagatttgcaaatgtgtgtacagatctgcaaatgcagaTTTGCAAATCTGTAAAGAGATTTGCAAGTTTgaacaaagatccacaaatatgtacacaaatctgcaaatgtagACCAATTTGAAATTGTGGAATTAGtttattttggttcagaaaaCTCACTCTTTTTTGCTTGAAGTTGTCAAAATACTCACAAGCCATCAGTTACAACTGAAATCTGTCTCTCAATTGGCTGTAAtacacacgtgacttttgcaacacttctgcagCGCACGATCTGCTAATGCAGTGTTACTcaaacaaaagagccaaatggtTTGAAAGTACCTTTAAgaaaactggccaaaaaaaataagctaatgctggcaaaaatggtcaaagagcagcaaaaaagggcgacgaggggcaaaaatgggaagaaaaaaaatgaataaagggtcagaaagtagcagaaagggTGAGGAGGGACAAAAAATAAGTaacagttggcaaaaatggtccaacaGGGGaaataaatagcaaaaaattgtgaaaagtaaATAGCAtgtgcaaaaagcagtcaaaagtggcaaaaaaatgtgaaaaatggcaaaaacttgataaaagtggcaagaggaaaaaattgcaaaaatgggcaaaaataggaaataagtggtatttaatggcaaagggtagtaTATATTGACAAAAGGGgtcaaaaaattgtgaaaaatggcaaaaatgggattaaagtggcagaaaaaagtggcaaaattgggaaaaaaaaagataaaacaagagGTATTTACTGGAaaagggcagcttaaatgggtgaaaaatggcaaaaatgagataacagtagcaaaaatggagaaaaagtggtatttaattgcaaaaagtagcttaaatgtgcaaaaggggccaaaaaatgtgaaaaatgtcagaaatgagattaaagtggcagaacaaagtggcaaaaatggacaaacaagaggaaacaagtagtatttaatggaagaaggtagcttaaatgggtgaatagtggcaaaaaatggtgaaaaatggggtaaaagtggcaaaaatggggaaaaagaagcaaaaaaaaagggtattGAAATGGGTATGAAGCataaaagtggtatttaattgcaaaaggtagcttaaatgagcagaaaggcgcaaaacatggtgaaaaagcaggataaaaagttgtatttaatgccaaaggtagcttaaatgagccAAAAGGCTccaaaatagtgaaaaatggaaaaaagtttcccttttttcaggtttttctgggtgaataatatttaaagttaagacataaaagagctacAAGTCATCACAAACGAGatacatgtggctccagagccacacgttgactGTCACTGGGTTAATGTATACTCAGATCTGTAAGTGTAAGCACTGGGTTTGTTGCCCTCAGTGCAGGTTCACATGCAAAGTAATTGCATTTTCTGCCTGCATTTTcagatctgtgcatgcatttgtggatttgtgcatgcatttgcaaatagatatatatatttgaaaaattGTGTACAGAAATTTGTACAttgttttgcaacaataatagctccatgcAGCGTCCTTCACTAGCCGATattacaaaactttaaaaatctgcaGACAGCCCGGTttaatttcttcttctgtggctGTAATTTAAGTTTATTAGGTTAAACCAgacctcagctgatgtcctgtACTCCCTTTCCTTCAGGAGTGGGACTATGCTTACGTCCACAGCTTCTACCATCTGTCTCTGGCTGTGTCCTTCGTCCTGCTGCTGCCAAAGAAGAATCGCTACGCAGGAACGGGACGGAACGCCGCCAAGCTCAGCTGCTtcgctctctgctgctgtgtacGTTACACTTATTTCTTCTTCATTAGGTAGAGGAACAGCCAGTGGGGTTAGGTGTTAGACGGGATAGTTTGGAGGTTTAGGTAGCAAGGATGAAAAAGATGGACAATAAAAGACAAGACAACAAACCATTAGCAAAAAACACAATtgaatattattattacagtaTAGCCAGCAGCTATCTCCATCTGGGACTTTGTTTAATTTAACCCAACACAATAGTTGTTTCTTACCTGAACAAAGGAAAACTCtagaaaacaagtttaaaagtcaCACCCTTCTTATGCGTAACGatgccacacatggataaaagaGCAGCTGTGAGCCTCAGAGTAGAAACagcacttccatcagctctcacagacagtaacACCGTACTGTTACCGACCTCATTAGATGCAATAAGACCAGTTTGAATGCACAGAGAGGTTGTTCCCctcaaataactgcataatggctcagcatctctgtgcCGGTGCGTGTTTGCAGTAGTTGGCTTACAACACAATAAGAGGAGCCTTGAAGCTGTGCTTTTCGAATATTTATAAAGTTTTAGAGCATGCCCTTTATCGcagagctttaacaaagcatcacactgtTTGGcttcacagagacacacagattCAAACATGGTTACACCAACTACAGCTGACAAATAACAGCAAGTAACCTGTGATTTTTAACACCAACGTTtgacacatctcctgtgttgtcttgtaTGATAAGAGCACAGAGAGGGGCTTTAAAAAGAGCTTAGTTTAATCAGTGACTGTGGAGCAGGTATATCACCACGTCCAGGTGTCTAAATACGTTTCCCTGTGGGCGTATTTCAGGAAAGTCCAGCTGTGttccagctctgtcactttctcatGAGCCTGCTGTAGTTTCCGTCTGTTAGCGTGTTTGAGAGTGAAGGCTGTCTCCTCTTTGGCATTGTGGCGGAGTGAGCGTTTGTGTTATACAGGGAGGTGATGTCATGGGGGACAGGGAAGGGGGCAAACTGAAGCCAAAGGCGCAACAATTCGGATTTTATTGAAagtctgtacatatttatgattttgttaTGGCACaagttttgaaccagtacaccaAAGAAGTCTTCTGAAGAAGTCTTATGGAGGACAAATGGAGTAAAGTGTGTGGTGTGTAAATCAACACAGATGcacaggcagacagacacacCAACAATTATCATAGTGACATACTTTATTGTCTATGAAGTTAACAACACCCTCACATCTTGGTTAAAgtgtgtgatttaaaaaaactacaaactGATAGACTGATGGTCAGGTTTACATAGACAGGATTTtataagattttattttatggcAGAAGCATCACAGATGAGCAAAACTGAggttttaaaccattttccgCTCATGtgaacagttaaagaaaaaaaagagtgaacaACAAAGACTAAAATACCAGACATCTCCAACTGTgctaaataaaacatgaatgaactCCTGTGGATTTTTCTGAAGGAAATCATGTCATTTTAGAGTTAATCGCCTATTCTGTTAAAATCTGGATACTCAAAAGTTAAGTATAAACTTCTCTGTGATTTTTGCAtcagcattattagactgttaATGACAACACAAGAGgtgtttaaaggggacatattttactcttttaggacaagtttatatcggtctcagaggtccccaaaacatgcctgtgaagtctgttgctgtaaaaacactccagtattgatttctgcatgtctaagaagccctctgtttcagccctgctcagaacaggctgtttctgtgtctgtggctttaaatgttaatgagctgtctgactccacccctgattccacaagactgaagaaaaggggcaaaagaaaCTATagaaacatctaaacacatagaaacactctgccccagggcattatgggaaaattctgcctaCATATCCCCAGATTTGAATCCCACCAATCTGACCTATCATCACTGCCAAGTCTTAAGTTAGCAGTTCATCTATTCctgattgttagaaaagccattAATCACTCATctgaaatacccacaatgcatcacaggGGTATGTATTCATGGATAatgtagttttttgtaattttgaaacagaaataaactgaGTAAAGGTAACAAAGTCAGGCTTAGTTATGTGGATAAACTTTGGAAGATTGGCTAACAATACCTAAATTAttcttgtttaggaaaaaaaattcacagcgtcttttatttttaaaaaagaaactgaaaataaaatttgatttacTTATGTTAAACTAAAAActtggatttttattgttggtatcaaagattaaattaaatttcttTTGCCCAGATTCATTTTTCTTAGTGTAGAACAGGTTACAAAAACCTGAGTTAATCCAACTCAGTGTttctgagtaaaatggatgtttaCAGTGTGGATAAAAGCATTTTGAAGGCACCGGGACGatgccagagagagagagagagagaggctgtcTTAGACGACCAGAATTGGTCCATTTAGGGCCGGTGtacacagctgtgttttttcGTGCTGGCGGCCCTCATTCCCATAAATAAACCGCCGTAATCCAGCGTTTTCACTGCTCACCGTCCCTCACTGTCGGCTGTTTTTGTTGCAGCGCTCTCTGTTGAAAAAGTTAAGCTTTCAGAACAGAGCTGCACTCGTCAGTGTCTCTTCTCAGCAGGAACGGGACTACGGAGACAAGTTTAGACAAAAGTAGTGGTGGAGGAGGACAGGGTATGTCTGACATTATATTTAAACCTTTGAAGACCTTTGTCTAAAACTCTCCATTTATTTTACAACCTCATTAAATCTTCAGTTCAGTTATACTGGTGacacactgtaaaaccaaacaagctGAAAATACTCAACATTTTTGTGGGAACTGATCACATCAAAGATTTTAAGTAACTGAAACAGATTTTTGAGATTCAAACAAACTTAACTTTAGGGACTACTgattatgtaaaaatgtaaagtaacTGATAAAAATAACACTCAAAAAGCAGTATTTGTTTAGCAGCAGGTACTTTACCATTTTAAGTTGTATCAACTCAGTTTTACTGGTACATTAATGTTGGGTTAAACTTTAACACActtaaaaactatttttcaaCCTCATAACAACATGGTTAAGTTCTTCTCATAGAGCTACTTGGTCTTCATCCACTGCTATTTCCCTAAAAAAATTGATAAGATtgaaattcatgagttttaaaagtcaaaatatgaaataaaaaatcatgagttttaaaggtcaaaatatgaaattaaataaaaaatcatgagttttaaaggtcaaaatatgagataaaagtgaaagttagatgttgaaatggtcagcaaatatgagattaaattcaaattcatgagttttaaaagtcataatacgaaatgaatttaaaaaccactagtttaaaaggtaaaaaattagatgaaatttcaaattcatgagttttacaaggccaaaaatgaaataaaaattgaaaatcatgaattttaaaggtcaaaatatgagataaaagtgaacgttaggagttgaaattgtcagcaaaaaatggataaaattcaaattcatgacttttaaacatcaacatagggtttaaaatttaaaatcatgaatctaaaagataaaaatctgaGTTAAGAAGTCAAACTTAAAAGTTTCTAaggtaaaaacataataattaaggtcaaaataatgtttttaataggcaaaatatgagatagaatactgaaaccatggattttaacagtcaaaatattagataaaattcaaatttatgggtttaaaaatcaaaatatgaaataaaattaaacatcatgagttttaaaaattgaaatacgttataaaataaaaattgaaaatcatgagttttaaaggtcgaaatatgagataaaagtgaaagttaggcgttgaaatggtcagcaaaaatgagattaaattcaaaatcatgactttactgtttactttttctaatttttatgagtcagcaaggatattataaatgatcaaggttaagtttacatttttatactggagaaaatctgcagacctcatactggtggaccagttctaataaaaatatcatatgatccggtgggccaggtataactgcaccaggggccggatttggcccctgggccttgagtttgacacccctgccctaaacCAAGCCTGCATTAATGACGCTTCATTTACTGACTGTCGAGATGAATTTACTCTGTCCTCCTA
The Cheilinus undulatus linkage group 5, ASM1832078v1, whole genome shotgun sequence DNA segment above includes these coding regions:
- the mymk gene encoding protein myomaker: MGAYIAKMLLPTVSSLVFLPTASVAAKRGFHMEAMVYFFTMFFTAIYHACDGPGLSILCFMKYDIMEYFSVYGTALSMWVTLIALGDFDEPQRSSITMFGVLTIAVRIYQDRWGYGIYSGPIGSAVFIITVKWLQKMKELRAVYPEKTVYTQQVGPGCCFGALALMLRFYFEEWDYAYVHSFYHLSLAVSFVLLLPKKNRYAGTGRNAAKLSCFALCCCSMSPGTSKEKTDKPKKKKSSRTVWTVPTEKLLTRGCSTPTLPLYNPPPSTPIKGPSISKLKEMNGWK